The DNA window GCGCGTCCTTTCCGCTGTCGCATCCGTTGCCAAGAAACATCACACGTCGTGCGCAGCCGTGGCGGTGCGACACGTGCTTGACAGCGGGGTTGACATTGTATCGCTCCCCAAGCCCGTTGAGGGGGTGTTTGAGGTCcccctcgacgccgacgatAGGTGCATGCTCGCGTGTTCGACTGAGCACCTGGCGAGACTCCCCGGCGGCTGCGGGGACGAGTTACGATTTGCGCCGTTCCTCACTTCCTCGGGCGAGATGCCCACCGAAGCTCTGACACCATGGGAGCAACCCGCCAAGCGCGCACAGGTCCAGGCGATAATCAACAAGGGCGGGCGGGTAGAGTACATGTCCGGGTCGCCGTGGGAGCATGTGGTCGGCTACTGCCGCTCTGTGCGGCACCTTGACCGCATCGTCGTGTCAGGAACGACGACTAAGCCGCACCCCAGCGGGAGGGGGGTGATCGGCGTAGACGCTGAGGACCAGGCGACCTTTGTGTTCGACATTATCCGCGGCGCGATCGCTGCGGTCGGCGGATCccttgccgacgtcgtgcgCACTCGTATCTTGTATGCTAACGTTGAGCGCGATTGGCTCATGGTCGGCCGCGTgcaggagcgcgagatcaTGGCACGCCACGGCGTTCTTCCCACCAACACTATGGTGGGCGGACTCACATAcgtcgttggcgaggatgcgctgctcgagatcgaggcAGAGTGCGTCATGGGCTCTGGGAGCGGTGAGGTTCTTCGTCTCGACCCGCGCGACTTGTAGAGTGGCATGTACATACTTGATCTCTGGTTGTGCGAGAGTGGCATGACATGTACATACTTGATCTCTGGTTGTGCGACGCGATACCCATGTGTTCATCTTTCATGCACGGCATGACTACGACATTCTGCCCTCGCAACTGCCCGGCTGGCTTCGGCAAGCCGATCCTGATAAAGACTGACGCCTTCGCCTTTCCAAGAAGCTATTCGATGCCCTCAGGCCCATGCATCCGGTCACTGTGGCCTCGCGTGGGCGTGATTGAGTGCTCGGCGTATTTCAATGTGTCAGACCCAAATATAATTGTTCCCGGGGGTGTCAACTTTCATCCCGATTCAGGGGGTGTAGCTCAGTGGTAGAGCGTCTCATTTGCAGTGGATCTGCAACTTGACCTTGAGAAGGCCTGGAGTTCAatcctccactcctccagTTTTTTTGAGTGCAGAAAGGCGGCGTCAGGGAAGAGGGTGCTGGTTATCGCAGCGGAGGGAGGCCATGGAGCAATGCATGCCCATATTGTCGTCCGAGAACGGCTCGCGAAGGGAGTCTAATTGAGCATGCCGGGGGTTGGCAGCTGTCAATGGAACTGGAGAGAGGTGGAGTTCGAGTACTCAAAGGATGCTCTGCATTAACATCGAGCGCGCGGAATAGACACAGTCTGTCTGACCCTCTCAAGGCGACCAGCAAGAGACTTCGAAAGGTTGAGGCGGAGACACGTCGGTAACCGCGTGACCACCCCACTCGCTCCCGCTTGGGCCATGCACCCCTCACTGACAAGTGATTACACAACTAAATGCATGCACAAGTCCGTCTCATGTTACCTACTGCAGATGGCTTCTGCTTTGTCTTTCTGTTCGCGGTTGTGGTTGTATACAATCTGGTGT is part of the Cutaneotrichosporon cavernicola HIS019 DNA, chromosome: 7a genome and encodes:
- a CDS encoding uncharacterized protein (Endoribonuclease L-PSP); this translates as MTQSEYAELGTDTRTPLRLPRVLVHPLTDSAIETYTVGGAKLGHWRPPPSVVGSDACATVIADLGQVNFLTYTAWRYDSTTYMDNLYHLCRLLQCGEGGSHVGVADFDLAHLRLLVGSGYPIIANTVSASLLDGRYAEMADYCRVNEIAIIGYGVTLGGFIGEEWVGKPEPQLSSLEDEMKKWKRVIDAAGGWGAFQRVLSAVASVAKKHHTSCAAVAVRHVLDSGVDIVSLPKPVEGVFEVPLDADDRCMLACSTEHLARLPGGCGDELRFAPFLTSSGEMPTEALTPWEQPAKRAQVQAIINKGGRVEYMSGSPWEHVVGYCRSVRHLDRIVVSGTTTKPHPSGRGVIGVDAEDQATFVFDIIRGAIAAVGGSLADVVRTRILYANVERDWLMVGRVQEREIMARHGVLPTNTMVGGLTYVVGEDALLEIEAECVMGSGSGEVLRLDPRDL